DNA from Spirochaetota bacterium:
AACGATGTCGGCGCCGAGGTCATCATCATCGGCACCGCCCAGACCAAGGACCAGTCGCAGGCGCTGAGGGAATACTCTAAAAACATGAAATCCAAGTCGGCCATCGTGCGCCTGAAAGCGATCGACGTCTACTCGGGCAGAATACTGGCCACGACCAGCAAGGACGCTCCGGGCGTTCACATCCAGTCCGATACCGCGTCGAAGAAGGCCATCGAGAACGTCATCAAGAGGATCCTCGGCGGCAAGGATGAGGATACCGGAAAGTCGAAACCGGGTCCCTTCATGGACGACATTATCAAGCAGTTCGTCAAATCCGCCACCCACCGCCAGATCAACATCTACCTGAGCGGTCTCGATTACAACGGAATGAGAAAATTCAGGGAAGAAGTATCGAACAGGATCCGCGGCGTCCAGCAGGTGCTGGAAAAAGGACGGATGGGCCAGGTAGCCCGGATCGAGATCTACTTTGCCGGGACCACCACGGAATTTGTCGACGAGCTCAAATCCAAGGCGAGCAAGCTCGGCTTTGATTTCGAGATCCCCGACACCTTCCCGAACAAGGTCACCATCCAGGCAAAACTCCTGAATAAATGATGCACGACAACATCATTGCTCAGCAAAAAAGGCCGTCAGATCGACGGCCTTTTTTATTATCAAAACTGCTTTCGAACATATGCTGTCTCGAGGAACATCTTTGATGATTTATTGGTATTGGGATTTAAGTTATAATCTGAAAATTGTTGACATATTGACCTATAGATGGGAGAATTCATTAATAACAACCAGCGGTTCTCTCACCATGTCTTAGAACCTATCCGCCGGATGCGCGGCGCATCAATTAACTATCGGGAGCATCCTTATGAAAAAAAGAAAAAACTATCTGATAGACAAAAAGTTTCAGTTCCGCGCCACCTTTATCATTATCGGCCTTTCAACCGCCATTATCTCTGTAATAATAATTTTCATCTCAATCATTGCTGTTTTCAATAACACAAAAATTAAAGAAATCATAGGCGCCGAGGACAACATCGTGCAGTTTTTGGCCACGAAACCGGATAACGTTGACACCCGCTACTACAACGATGTGCTGAAAGACATCGCCAAAAAGCATAACACCAACACGAAAGACATGAACGATATCATCTTTAATAACCAGATTCTGCTCATGGTCACATTGCTGATAGCGCTGCTCGGTGAATGCCTGCTCTCCATGAAGCTCATCAGGTTGACCCACAGGATATCGGGACCCATTTATGTCATGAGCAATTATATACGGTCCATTATCGATGGCAAGAAACCCGAGATCCGCAATTTAAGAAAAGACGACGAGCTCCAGGAATTCCACCGGCTGTTTAAAGAGATGGTTGACACAATGGAAAAGGGAAAAAAGTAATATAACTATGAACAAAACCATACCAATACTGGCAACAATCATCTTTATGACGGCCTCAGCTGCAACGGGTCCTTCTTTGAACGCCAAAACTGATCCAAACGTTCAAAAGATGTTCGACCGTGGCAAGGGATACTATATGAGCACCGATTATTCGATGGCGATCCATTATTTCAGGGGCGCCCTCGCCCTGGACCCGAAGCATTTTGATTCCCTGCATTACATGGGCGGCGCCCTTTATCATACCGGCGATTCTCAGGGCGCCATCGAATACTACACGAAAGCCCTCGAGGTAAATCCAAATTCATATTACACTTTCTATAAACGGGGCCAGACCAAATACTATGAGAAAAGGGTGGCCGAGGCAGTGGATGATTACTCAAAGGCTCTGACGATAAAAAGGGATTTTTTGGAATCACTCTATGCCCGCGGGCTGGCCTATATCGACCTCGGGGAGCAGCAGAAGGCCATTGACGATTTTTTATTGTACCTCCTTGCCGATCCCGGCAACTACAAGGTCTGGTATCTAAAAGGGTTCGCCCTATACAAAAAAGGGGAAAAGGACGCTGCGTTGAAGGATTTTAACCGGGCCAAATCATTGTCGAGAACCCAGCTTCCCAATTACGCCGACGATATCAATCCTTTCTCGGTGCATTACAAGGAAAAGATTGCGGCCAAAGAAAAGAACAAGGAGAAACAGAAAGATTTCAAGAAGGAGGAAAAGGTTAAGGGTAAATCAGACGAGCGATCCAAGTCGTTTTGATCAAATCCCTGCCGCCTCGACATCCCGGAGCAGAGCTCCTGGATGTGCGCACGCCGCGATGAATAATCACTTCTTGCTGAAATATTTTTCAAGGAACGTGTCAGCGTCTGACGATGTAAGGGGCTTAGAAAAATAGTAGCCCTGGGCGTAATCGCATCCCCAGTTTTTTAGAAGTTCCACGTGGGACGGATCATCGGTCCCTTCCGCCACGACCTTGAGGCCCAGGTTATGGGCAAGGCTGATAACTGACCTGACGATGATCTCGCTCTGGTCATCTATGTGCATCCATTTAACAAAGGACTGGTCAATCTTGATCACATTCACCGGGAAGTGCATCAGATAGCTCAGTGATGAATACCCCGTGCCGAAATCATCCATGTAGAGCATGAAATTCTTTGACCTGAATTCAAGCAGCGCGATATTGGCCGA
Protein-coding regions in this window:
- a CDS encoding tetratricopeptide repeat protein, whose product is MNAKTDPNVQKMFDRGKGYYMSTDYSMAIHYFRGALALDPKHFDSLHYMGGALYHTGDSQGAIEYYTKALEVNPNSYYTFYKRGQTKYYEKRVAEAVDDYSKALTIKRDFLESLYARGLAYIDLGEQQKAIDDFLLYLLADPGNYKVWYLKGFALYKKGEKDAALKDFNRAKSLSRTQLPNYADDINPFSVHYKEKIAAKEKNKEKQKDFKKEEKVKGKSDERSKSF